One segment of Coffea arabica cultivar ET-39 chromosome 7c, Coffea Arabica ET-39 HiFi, whole genome shotgun sequence DNA contains the following:
- the LOC140003847 gene encoding DNA-(apurinic or apyrimidinic site) endonuclease 2-like isoform X1, protein MKIVTYNINGLRPRISQFGSLRKLLDSLDADIICFQETKISKQELRADLVRADGYESFFSCNRNFDKSRAGYSGVATFCRVKSAFSSDEVALPVAAEEGFTGLLESPRVTGPQKDECSSALEGLEEFSRDELLKVDSEGRCVITDHSHFVLFNVYGPRADCDDTERIQFKGTFFKIIQRRWECLLHQGRRVFVVGDLNIAPAAIDRCDAGPDFENNEFRRWFRSLLVENGGQFVDVFRTKHPDRREAYTCWPTNTGAEEFNFGARIDHILISGSCLHEESGQEEHNFVSCHVEDCEILIQFKRWKPGNTPRWKGGRSIKLEGSDHVPVCVSLEEIPSVPPHGAPSLSTRYCPQVYGCQQTLVSMLTRKQSAESVKNSEESSSFLEAHDCSEGSARQRSCSTTFCLGSNLAKAGPHVETRKKARQSQWSQLSLKSFFQKSSSHSETFARSANDIKLSQTDVSASFCCSNSSPVHVEVSSNPKDCLADVSASSPADNGCDDCQLSVKEKSNVALLEWQRIQQHMQNSIPLCKGHNEPCVARVVKKAGPNLGRRFYVCARAEGPASNPEANCGYFKWGASNSKYKR, encoded by the exons atgaaGATAGTGACGTACAACATAAACGGCTTAAGGCCTCGCATCTCCCAGTTCGGCTCCCTGCGTAAGCTTCTCGATTCCCTCGACGCCGATATCATCTGTTTTCAGGAGACCAAGATCTCCAAGCAAGAACTAAGAGCCGATTTAGTTAGAGCTGATggttatgaatctttcttttcttgcaatCGCAACTTCGACAAATCCCGCGCTGGTTATTCTG GTGTTGCGACATTTTGTCGAGTGAAGTCTGCATTTTCGAGTGACGAGGTGGCGTTGCCAGTTGCTGCAGAGGAGGGCTTTACTGGGCTTCTTGAGAGTCCTCGAGTAACCGGACCTCAAAAAGATGAATGCTCTTCAGCTTTAGAAGGGCTTGAGGAGTTCTCTAGAGATGAGCTTTTGAAAGTTGACAGTGAGGGGCGATGTGTCATCACTGATCATAGCCATTTTG TTCTTTTCAATGTGTATGGGCCTCGAGCTGATTGTGATGATACAGAAAGAATTCAATTTAAGGGCACATTTTTTAAGATAATACAG AGAAGATGGGAGTGTCTTCTACATCAAGGACGGCGAGTATTTGTTGTTGGGGACCTCAACATTGCTCCTGCTGCGATTGATCGATGTGATGCAGGACCAGATTTTGAGAATAATGA GTTTCGGAGGTGGTTTAGATCTTTGTTGGTGGAAAATGGAGGACAATTTGTCGATGTTTTCAGAACAAAGCATCCTGACAG AAGAGAAGCCTACACATGCTGGCCAACAAATACAGGTGCTGAGGAGTTTAACTTCGGGGCAAGGATTGACCATATTCTTATTTCTGGATCATGCTTACATGAAGAGTCAGGTCAGGAAGAGCATAACTTTGTAAGTTGCCATGTTGAGGACTGTGAGATTTTGATCCAATTCAAGCGGTGGAAACCTGGAAACACACCCAG GTGGAAAGGAGGAAGAAGCATTAAATTGGAAGGTTCAGACCATGTTCCTGTCTGTGTGAGTTTGGAAGAAATCCCTAGTGTTCCACCACATGGTGCTCCTTCATTATCTACTAGATACTGCCCCCAGGTCTACGGATGTCAGCAAACACTAG TGTCGATGTTAACAAGGAAACAATCAGCTGAGAGTGTTAAGAATTCTGAAGAGTCAAGCTCATTTTTAG AAGCTCATGACTGCTCTGAAGGCTCAGCACGTCAGCGTTCCTGTAGCACAACTTTTTGTTTGGGTAGCAATCTTGCAAAAGCAGGGCCTCACGTGGAAACCAggaagaaagcaagacaaagtCAGTGGTCTCAGCTCTCACTCAAATCATTCTTCCAGAAAAGTTCCAGTCATAGTGAGACTTTTGCGAGATCCGCCAATGACATCAAGCTTAGTCAGACAGATGTCTCTGCTTCTTTCTGTTGTTCCAACAGCTCCCCGGTACACGTTGAAGTGAGTAGCAACCCAAAGGATTGCTTAGCAGATGTCTCTGCATCCAGTCCAGCAGACAATGGGTGTGACGACTGCCAACTTTCAGTAAAAGAAAAGTCTAATGTTGCCTTATTGGAGTGGCAAAGGATACAACAGCATATGCAGAACAGTATACCTCTTTGCAAGGGCCATAATGAACCTTGCGTTGCTCGAGTTGTGAAGAAAGCTGGCCCTAACTTGGGCCGCAGATTTTATGTCTGCGCTCGCGCTGAG GGGCCTGCATCTAATCCTGAAGCAAACTGTGGGTATTTTAAGTGGGGTGCTTCAAATTCCAAGTACAAACGGTGA
- the LOC140003847 gene encoding DNA-(apurinic or apyrimidinic site) endonuclease 2-like isoform X2, with protein sequence MKIVTYNINGLRPRISQFGSLRKLLDSLDADIICFQETKISKQELRADLVRADGYESFFSCNRNFDKSRAGYSGVATFCRVKSAFSSDEVALPVAAEEGFTGLLESPRVTGPQKDECSSALEGLEEFSRDELLKVDSEGRCVITDHSHFVLFNVYGPRADCDDTERIQFKGTFFKIIQRRWECLLHQGRRVFVVGDLNIAPAAIDRCDAGPDFENNEFRRWFRSLLVENGGQFVDVFRTKHPDRREAYTCWPTNTGAEEFNFGARIDHILISGSCLHEESGQEEHNFVSCHVEDCEILIQFKRWKPGNTPRWKGGRSIKLEGSDHVPVCVSLEEIPSVPPHGAPSLSTRYCPQVYGCQQTLVSMLTRKQSAESVKNSEESSSFLVQKLMTALKAQHVSVPVAQLFVWVAILQKQGLTWKPGRKQDKVSGLSSHSNHSSRKVPVIVRLLRDPPMTSSLVRQMSLLLSVVPTAPRYTLK encoded by the exons atgaaGATAGTGACGTACAACATAAACGGCTTAAGGCCTCGCATCTCCCAGTTCGGCTCCCTGCGTAAGCTTCTCGATTCCCTCGACGCCGATATCATCTGTTTTCAGGAGACCAAGATCTCCAAGCAAGAACTAAGAGCCGATTTAGTTAGAGCTGATggttatgaatctttcttttcttgcaatCGCAACTTCGACAAATCCCGCGCTGGTTATTCTG GTGTTGCGACATTTTGTCGAGTGAAGTCTGCATTTTCGAGTGACGAGGTGGCGTTGCCAGTTGCTGCAGAGGAGGGCTTTACTGGGCTTCTTGAGAGTCCTCGAGTAACCGGACCTCAAAAAGATGAATGCTCTTCAGCTTTAGAAGGGCTTGAGGAGTTCTCTAGAGATGAGCTTTTGAAAGTTGACAGTGAGGGGCGATGTGTCATCACTGATCATAGCCATTTTG TTCTTTTCAATGTGTATGGGCCTCGAGCTGATTGTGATGATACAGAAAGAATTCAATTTAAGGGCACATTTTTTAAGATAATACAG AGAAGATGGGAGTGTCTTCTACATCAAGGACGGCGAGTATTTGTTGTTGGGGACCTCAACATTGCTCCTGCTGCGATTGATCGATGTGATGCAGGACCAGATTTTGAGAATAATGA GTTTCGGAGGTGGTTTAGATCTTTGTTGGTGGAAAATGGAGGACAATTTGTCGATGTTTTCAGAACAAAGCATCCTGACAG AAGAGAAGCCTACACATGCTGGCCAACAAATACAGGTGCTGAGGAGTTTAACTTCGGGGCAAGGATTGACCATATTCTTATTTCTGGATCATGCTTACATGAAGAGTCAGGTCAGGAAGAGCATAACTTTGTAAGTTGCCATGTTGAGGACTGTGAGATTTTGATCCAATTCAAGCGGTGGAAACCTGGAAACACACCCAG GTGGAAAGGAGGAAGAAGCATTAAATTGGAAGGTTCAGACCATGTTCCTGTCTGTGTGAGTTTGGAAGAAATCCCTAGTGTTCCACCACATGGTGCTCCTTCATTATCTACTAGATACTGCCCCCAGGTCTACGGATGTCAGCAAACACTAG TGTCGATGTTAACAAGGAAACAATCAGCTGAGAGTGTTAAGAATTCTGAAGAGTCAAGCTCATTTTTAG TGCAGAAGCTCATGACTGCTCTGAAGGCTCAGCACGTCAGCGTTCCTGTAGCACAACTTTTTGTTTGGGTAGCAATCTTGCAAAAGCAGGGCCTCACGTGGAAACCAggaagaaagcaagacaaagtCAGTGGTCTCAGCTCTCACTCAAATCATTCTTCCAGAAAAGTTCCAGTCATAGTGAGACTTTTGCGAGATCCGCCAATGACATCAAGCTTAGTCAGACAGATGTCTCTGCTTCTTTCTGTTGTTCCAACAGCTCCCCGGTACACGTTGAAGTGA
- the LOC113701785 gene encoding chaperone protein dnaJ 11, chloroplastic-like: MSLLCSPSRSVFQLPQNFSGEAFLPPTSNSSFRRPRAGVVSAAYASYATAESERTTSTCVLPPRLTAPTSFYEVLGIPMGATSGEIKAAYRRLAKGCHPDLAGTDEKSSSADEFIKVHAAYSTLSDPEKRADYDRRLFRSLRGVRLYSTPSPTKSRYSGYSGRNWETDQCW, encoded by the coding sequence ATGTCGTTGTTATGTTCGCCTTCGCGTTCCGTCTTCCAACTTCCGCAGAACTTCTCCGGCGAAGCTTTTCTCCCGCCGACTTCCAACTCCAGTTTCCGCCGGCCACGTGCAGGCGTTGTTTCCGCCGCTTACGCTTCTTATGCTACTGCGGAGAGCGAGCGAACCACTTCAACGTGTGTGTTGCCGCCCAGGTTAACAGCTCCGACGTCGTTTTACGAGGTTTTGGGGATTCCGATGGGAGCCACTAGTGGTGAGATCAAGGCGGCGTATCGGAGACTAGCGAAAGGGTGCCATCCAGACCTGGCGGGGACTGATGAGAAGAGCTCGTCTGCGGACGAGTTCATCAAGGTTCATGCTGCTTACTCCACTTTATCTGATCCGGAAAAACGTGCTGATTACGACCGGCGACTGTTCCGCAGTCTCCGCGGCGTCCGGTTGTATTCCACTCCGTCTCCGACGAAGTCGAGGTATTCCGGTTACAGTGGCCGGAACTGGGAGACTGATCAGTGCTGGTAG
- the LOC113701818 gene encoding uncharacterized protein: protein MADIVKQILAKPIQLADQVTKAADEATSFKQDCAELKGKAEKLATLLRQAARSSSELYERPTRRIIIDTEQALDRALALVLKCRGNGLVKRVFAIIPTAAVRKMSSQLENSIGDVSWLLRVSTPAEDRGDEYLGLPPIAANEPILCLIWEQIAILITGSLDDRSDAAASLVSLARDNDRYGKLIIEEGGVGPLLKLVKEGKLEGQENAARALGLLGRDPESVKDMIHAGVCSVFAKILKEGPMKVQAVVAWAVSELAAHHPDCQDLFAQNNIIRLLVSHLAFETVQEHSKYAIVSKATSIHQVVLASNNNSYAANNVAHKQVEDDEKSRLPHPLGDRQPYQMHSVVTTTMAMKDQLKQHQQKPSDGANQTNLAKSNGNGTVKQNHVNHHHHQSSVSLPGVNNKGRELEDPDTKAYMKAMAARALWQLAKRNSPICRSITESRALLCFAILVEKGSEEVQYNSAMALTEITAVAELDAELRRAAFKPNSPACKAVIDQLLIIIEKADSDLLIPCIKSIGNLARTFRATETRMISPLVKLLDESEADISREACIALRKFACTDNYLHLDHSKAIISAGGVKHLIQLVYFGEHVQIYALELLSYIALHVPDHEELAQAEVLTVLEWASKQAYLNQDDYIERVLQEAKGRLELYQSRGSRGFH, encoded by the coding sequence ATGGCGGACATAGTGAAGCAGATCCTTGCAAAACCAATACAATTGGCCGACCAAGTGACCAAGGCGGCAGACGAGGCTACTTCTTTCAAGCAGGACTGTGCGGAGTTGAAAGGTAAAGCTGAGAAGCTGGCGACGCTGCTACGCCAAGCTGCACGCTCTAGCAGTGAACTCTATGAGCGGCCAACAAGGCGGATCATCATTGATACGGAGCAGGCGCTGGACAGAGCTCTTGCACTTGTGTTGAAATGCCGTGGGAATGGTCTTGTGAAAAGGGTTTTCGCCATCATCCCCACCGCCGCAGTTAGGAAGATGTCTTCTCAACTTGAGAATTCGATTGGTGATGTTTCTTGGCTTCTCCGGGTTTCCACCCCGGCCGAGGACAGGGGTGACGAGTACTTGGGGCTTCCGCCTATTGCCGCGAATGAGCCTATTTTGTGCCTTATTTGGGAGCAGATCGCGATTTTGATTACTGGATCCTTGGATGATCGATCGGATGCTGCGGCTTCACTGGTTTCTTTGGCTCGAGATAATGACCGGTACGGGAAATTGATAATTGAGGAAGGTGGGGTAGGGCCCTTGTTGAAGCTAGTCAAAGAAGGGAAGCTCGAGGGTCAGGAGAATGCTGCTAGAGCACTTGGGCTTCTGGGACGCGACCCTGAAAGCGTCAAAGACATGATACATGCTGGTGTTTGCTCGGTGTTTGCGAAAATCCTCAAAGAAGGCCCGATGAAAGTTCAGGCGGTGGTGGCCTGGGCGGTGTCAGAGCTAGCAGCTCATCACCCAGATTGCCAGGATCTTTTCGCCCAAAATAATATCATAAGGTTGCTTGTGAGCCATCTTGCGTTTGAGACCGTGCAAGAACATAGCAAGTATGCAATTGTTAGCAAGGCTACTTCGATCCATCAAGTTGTTTTGGCGAGTAACAATAACTCGTATGCTGCTAATAATGTTGCCCATAAGCAGGTTGAGGATGATGAAAAGAGCAGGCTTCCGCACCCTCTGGGGGATAGACAACCCTATCAGATGCATAGTGTGGTTACTACTACCATGGCTATGAAGGATCAGCTTAAACAACACCAGCAAAAGCCGAGCGACGGAGCAAACCAGACGAATCTTGCCAAGAGCAATGGGAATGGGACTGTGAAGCAGAATCATgtgaatcatcatcatcatcagtcAAGCGTTTCTCTGCCCGGGGTGAATAATAAAGGGAGGGAGTTGGAGGACCCTGATACTAAGGCTTATATGAAGGCAATGGCTGCGAGGGCACTCTGGCAACTTGCCAAGCGTAATTCTCCCATTTGCCGCAGCATCACTGAATCAAGAGCTCTATTGTGCTTTGCAATCCTCGTAGAGAAAGGCTCTGAAGAGGTCCAGTACAATTCTGCGATGGCATTGACGGAGATTACCGCCGTAGCCGAGCTGGACGCAGAACTGAGAAGAGCAGCATTCAAGCCTAATTCACCTGCCTGCAAAGCTGTCATTGATCAATTGCTGATAATTATCGAGAAGGCTGATTCAGACCTGCTCATTCCCTGCATCAAGTCTATTGGGAATTTGGCTAGGACTTTTCGGGCAACAGAAACAAGAATGATATCCCCATTAGTAAAGCTGCTTGATGAAAGCGAAGCTGATATCTCCAGGGAAGCTTGCATTGCCTTGAGAAAGTTTGCTTGCACGGATAACTACTTGCACCTGGATCACTCCAAGGCTATAATAAGCGCAGGAGGGGTAAAGCACCTAATCCAACTCGTCTACTTTGGCGAACATGTTCAGATTTATGCATTGGAACTTCTGTCCTACATTGCATTACACGTCCCAGACCATGAAGAACTTGCCCAGGCTGAGGTGCTTACAGTGCTCGAGTGGGCATCCAAGCAGGCATACCTGAACCAAGATGACTATATAGAGAGAGTGTTGCAAGAAGCCAAAGGTAGGTTGGAGCTATATCAATCCAGAGGCTCAAGAGGATTCCATTAG
- the LOC113701290 gene encoding ferredoxin--NADP reductase, leaf-type isozyme, chloroplastic has translation MATAVTAAVSLPSSKTSASLSSKTSIISPERINFVKVPLYYRNVSIGRKLVSIRAQVTTEAPAKVQKVSKKQEEGVVTNKYRPKDPYIGRCLLNTKITGDDAPGETWHMVFTTEGELPYREGQSIGVIADGVDKNGKPHKLRLYSIGSSALGDFGDSKTVSLCVKRLVYTNDQGEIVKGVCSNFLCDLKPGAEVKITGPVGKEMLMPKDPNATVVMLATGTGIAPFRGFLWKMFFEKHDDYKFNGLAWLFLGVPTSSSLLYKEEFEKMKEKHPDNFRLDFAVSREQTNERGEKMYIQTRMAQYAEELWELLKKDNTFVYMCGLKGMEKGIDDIMASLAAKDGIDWAEYKKQLKKGEQWSVEVY, from the exons ATGGCTACTGCAGTCACTGCTGCAGTGTCACTTCCATCCTCCAAAACTTCTGCTTCTCTTTCATCCAAAACATCAATTATCTCACCAGAAAGAATCAATTTCGTTAAG GTTCCTCTGTACTATAGAAATGTGTCTATAGGCAGGAAATTGGTTTCAATCAGAGCTCAGGTCACCACTGAGGCCCCTGCGAAAGTACAGAAGGTTTCCAAGAAACAGGAAGAAGGTGTTGTGACAAACAAGTACAGACCAAAGGATCCATATATTGGCAGATGCCTCCTTAACACTAAGATCACTGGTGATGATGCGCCTGGAGAGACTTGGCACATGGTCTTCACCACTGAGG GGGAACTCCCTTACAGGGAAGGTCAGTCAATTGGGGTTATAGCAGATGGAGTTGACAAGAATGGAAAGCCTCACAAGCTGAGGTTGTACTCAATTGGTAGCAGTGCTCTTGGTGACTTCGGGGATTCCAAAACT GTATCTCTCTGTGTCAAGCGGCTCGTCTATACAAATGACCAAGGGGAAATTGTTAAAGGAGTTTGCTCAAACTTCTTGT GTGATCTGAAACCTGGAGCTGAAGTAAAAATCACTGGACCTGTCGGGAAAGAAATGCTAATGCCAAAAGATCCAAATGCTACCGTTGTTATG CTTGCCACTGGAACAGGAATTGCTCCTTTCCGTGGATTCTTATGGAAAATGTTCTTTGAGAAGCACGACGATTACAAG TTCAACGGATTGGCATGGCTTTTCTTGGGTGTTCCCACCAGCAGCTCATTGCTCTACAAAGAG GAATTCGAGAAGATGAAGGAAAAGCATCCAGACAACTTTCGACTAGACTTTGCAGTGAGCAGAGAGCAAACCAATGAGAGAGGTGAGAAGATGTATATCCAAACCAGGATGGCTCAGTATGCAGAGGAGTTGTGGGAATTGCTCAAGAAAGACAACACCTTTGTGTACATGTGCGGGCTCAAAGGCATGGAGAAGGGAATCGATGACATTATGGCGTCATTGGCTGCTAAAGATG GGATCGATTGGGCTGAGTATAAAAAGCAGTTGAAGAAGGGCGAGCAATGGAGCGTGGAAGTCTACTAA
- the LOC140010455 gene encoding uncharacterized protein, producing MAEENTRSRGVVVKFRDDKGFGFIKPDDSSEHLFVHQSEIRSDGYRTLREGQVVEFSVILEANKTKAVNVTGPNGAPVDTSRGGRGGGGTRGGYGFSDGGYNRRNGNGYGFRGAGGGGGGGGECYNCGRAGHLARDCDRMPSSGGGGGECYTCGRIGHLARDCDRSAGNGGSGGGGGCFKCGDYGHLARDCSRSGGGRGGVVGGAGGGGGGSCFRCGEQGHMARDCTSGGGGSSGGGYSRFTVGGSKCYNCGETGHFARECTNTA from the coding sequence ATGGCGGAGGAGAATACTAGGTCGAGGGGGGTGGTGGTGAAGTTTCGGGATGACAAGGGTTTCGGCTTCATCAAGCCCGACGATAGCAGCGAGCATCTCTTCGTTCATCAATCCGAGATCAGATCTGACGGCTATCGTACCCTTAGGGAGGGTCAGGTTGTCGAGTTTTCGGTCATATTAGAGGCCAATAAGACCAAGGCCGTTAATGTCACTGGCCCTAATGGAGCCCCTGTTGATACCTCCCGCGGTGGCCGCGGCGGCGGCGGAACCCGCGGTGGCTATGGGTTTTCCGACGGCGGGTATAACAGGAGGAATGGGAATGGTTATGGGTTTCGCGGAgccggcggcggcggcggcggcggcggggAGTGTTATAATTGTGGAAGGGCTGGGCATTTAGCTAGGGATTGTGATAGGATGCCCTCCTCTGGTGGCGGCGGTGGAGAGTGTTATACCTGCGGCAGGATTGGGCATTTGGCTAGGGATTGTGATAGGAGTGCTGGAAATGGTGGCAGCGGCGGCGGGGGAGGCTGTTTTAAATGTGGCGATTATGGACATTTGGCTAGGGATTGTTCGCGCAGTGGCGGAGGTCGTGGTGGAGTTGTTGGTGGtgctggtggtggtggtggtggttcgTGCTTTAGGTGTGGGGAGCAGGGGCATATGGCAAGGGACTGTACCAGTGGCGGTGGAGGTAGCAGTGGTGGCGGTTACTCGAGGTTTACTGTTGGTGGAAGCAAGTGCTACAACTGCGGGGAGACGGGTCACTTTGCAAGGGAATGCACTAACACCGCATGA
- the LOC113699468 gene encoding pathogenesis-related thaumatin-like protein 3.5, producing the protein MAMARLHASFSLLAFCFLCSVAGVFSATFTLVNQCSYTVWPGILSGAGTPQLPTTGFPLNPGQSTSVSVPAGWSGRLWGRTLCSQDPTTGKFTCITGDCGSGTVECAGGAAPPATLAEFTLNGAGGLDFYDVSLVDGYNLPMLVVPQGGSGGNCTTAGCVSDLNDGCPSELKVMSSSSSVACKSACDAFGDPEYCCSGAYGNPQTCQPTSYSEYFKSACPRAYSYAYDDGTSTFTCASADYIISFCPTPAASKKSAGSETAGAGAGDVSLFTSGSDSLILGRRWRLITSFIITLLLLLLVTLRHF; encoded by the exons ATGGCTATGGCTAGACTTCATGCCTCCTTTTCACTCCTCGCATTTTGCTTCCTTTGTTCCGTTGCAG GTGTGTTTTCTGCGACGTTTACGTTAGTGAACCAGTGCAGCTACACCGTTTGGCCCGGGATATTATCCGGCGCGGGAACTCCTCAACTCCCCACCACCGGTTTCCCGCTAAACCCGGGACAATCAACTTCCGTCTCCGTCCCTGCAGGATGGTCAGGCCGCTTATGGGGCCGGACGCTTTGCAGTCAGGACCCCACCACGGGGAAGTTTACCTGCATCACGGGGGATTGCGGGTCCGGGACTGTAGAATGCGCAGGAGGAGCAGCTCCGCCGGCTACTCTGGCCGAGTTCACTCTGAATGGGGCTGGTGGGCTCGACTTCTATGACGTCAGCCTCGTGGACGGATACAATCTGCCCATGCTGGTGGTCCCACAAGGTGGGTCCGGAGGAAACTGCACGACCGCGGGCTGCGTCAGTGATCTCAACGACGGGTGTCCGTCGGAGCTGAAGGTGatgagcagcagcagcagcgtGGCCTGCAAAAGCGCATGTGATGCGTTCGGAGATCCTGAGTACTGCTGCAGCGGCGCGTACGGGAATCCTCAGACTTGCCAGCCAACTTCTTATTCAGAGTATTTCAAGAGTGCGTGTCCGCGCGCTTACAGCTACGCCTACGATGACGGGACCAGCACTTTCACTTGTGCTTCCGCCGATTACATCATCAGTTTTTGCCCAACTCCAGCTGCCAG CAAGAAGTCAGCTGGATCTGAGACTGCTGGTGCTGGGGCAGGCGACGTTTCATTGTTCACAAGCGGCAGTGATTCTTTAATCTTGGGTCGGCGATG